From Hymenobacter sedentarius, a single genomic window includes:
- a CDS encoding ATP-binding protein, whose protein sequence is MPASFPLILRRTQRLWPLLLLLASPLAAQIRLPVLSPADQARHRYWEATGDSLRRVLATQRADTARLRTLQHMIDVAPAQAESHMQDRDYEEVIALTGRLHRPERRAYRLLLHGNQLLKRKAVGPALDSLTAAIAVFDRLHRPVPDLLASIRFFFVAAGRLEARQAYYEGHLATYGQRGDTASMAVCYHGLAGYYNARGDHNRAIGYYLQAAEGYRYFDWNTSYNELATAGQLYAEWGNLAQALHYLRQSLAGQGGPRGQLPSSIAYRNWTMADVQLQLHQNSAALRAIDVGLAAAARDTAGFESAASTKAFGLVLKSAALLALGRPREAGPLLRTAEHLNDSLQLPLLSGLGYFQLDATWARYYTALGDEARAETHWLAAYRTARLSHATSLQLAYLRELTRFYQQRRRPAVAATYALAALALTDTLRASEGALHVTHYETERADQAQQQRIAALRLTQVQDAARARRQRLLLGATLAGLALLAGLGFVLWRGNRRQQQANAQLQAQRDQTAQALQHLQTTQAQLIQAEKMASLGELTAGIAHEIQNPLNFVNNFSEVSAELMLELEEAQAAGDGAEVSALANDVRQNLTKITEHGQRAAGIVKGMLEHSRASTGERQPTNLNALCDEYLRLAYHGLRAKDKSFNTELQTDFAPNLPLVEGVGADLGRVLLNLFNNAFYAVRQRQQAGEPGYQPQVGVRTVLLNQQVQIQVSDNGTGMSPDVQAKVFQPFFTTKPTGEGTGLGLSLSHDIIAQGHGGMLTVESQSGQGTIFCISLPA, encoded by the coding sequence GTGCCCGCCTCCTTTCCCCTGATTTTGCGGCGAACGCAGCGGCTCTGGCCGCTGCTGCTGCTGCTGGCCAGCCCACTGGCCGCCCAAATCCGCCTGCCTGTCCTGAGCCCCGCCGACCAGGCCCGCCACCGCTACTGGGAGGCCACGGGCGATTCGCTGCGCCGGGTGCTGGCCACCCAGCGCGCCGACACCGCCCGCCTGCGTACTCTCCAGCACATGATCGATGTGGCTCCGGCGCAAGCCGAGAGTCACATGCAGGACCGGGACTACGAAGAGGTGATTGCCCTGACCGGCCGCCTGCACCGCCCCGAGCGGCGGGCCTACCGCCTGCTACTGCACGGCAACCAGCTCCTGAAACGCAAAGCCGTGGGGCCCGCCCTCGATAGCCTAACAGCAGCCATTGCCGTGTTTGACCGCCTGCACCGGCCGGTGCCAGACCTACTGGCTTCCATCCGCTTCTTCTTCGTAGCCGCGGGCCGGCTGGAGGCGCGGCAGGCCTATTACGAAGGCCACCTGGCCACTTACGGCCAGCGGGGCGATACCGCCAGCATGGCGGTCTGCTACCACGGACTGGCCGGCTACTACAACGCCCGCGGCGACCACAACCGGGCCATTGGCTATTACCTGCAAGCAGCCGAAGGGTATCGGTACTTCGACTGGAACACCTCCTACAACGAGCTGGCCACCGCCGGCCAGCTGTACGCCGAGTGGGGCAACCTGGCCCAGGCGCTGCACTATTTGCGGCAGTCGCTGGCGGGGCAAGGTGGCCCGCGCGGGCAGCTGCCCAGCTCCATCGCCTACCGCAACTGGACGATGGCCGATGTCCAGCTGCAGCTGCACCAAAATTCGGCCGCGCTGCGCGCCATCGACGTAGGGCTGGCGGCCGCCGCCCGGGACACCGCTGGCTTTGAGTCGGCGGCTTCAACGAAAGCCTTCGGGCTGGTGCTGAAAAGCGCGGCGCTGCTGGCGCTGGGGCGCCCGCGCGAAGCCGGCCCCCTGCTGCGCACGGCCGAGCACCTGAACGACTCGCTTCAACTGCCCTTACTAAGCGGCCTCGGCTATTTCCAGCTGGACGCGACCTGGGCCCGGTACTACACGGCCCTAGGCGATGAGGCGCGCGCCGAAACTCACTGGCTGGCCGCCTACCGCACGGCCCGGCTCAGCCACGCCACTTCCCTGCAGCTGGCCTACCTGCGCGAGCTGACCCGCTTCTACCAGCAGCGCCGCCGGCCGGCTGTGGCGGCCACCTACGCCCTAGCGGCCCTGGCCTTGACTGACACCTTGCGCGCGTCCGAAGGCGCCCTGCACGTGACCCATTACGAAACCGAGCGAGCCGACCAGGCCCAGCAGCAGCGCATCGCGGCCCTGCGCCTGACCCAGGTGCAGGACGCCGCCCGCGCCCGCCGCCAGCGCCTGCTGCTAGGAGCCACGCTGGCCGGGCTGGCTTTGCTGGCCGGCCTAGGTTTCGTGCTGTGGCGCGGCAACCGCCGCCAGCAACAAGCCAACGCGCAGCTGCAAGCCCAACGCGACCAAACCGCGCAGGCGCTGCAGCATCTGCAGACCACCCAGGCCCAGCTCATCCAAGCCGAGAAGATGGCCAGCCTCGGGGAGCTCACGGCAGGCATTGCGCATGAGATTCAGAACCCGTTGAACTTCGTCAACAACTTCTCCGAAGTCAGCGCCGAGCTCATGCTGGAGCTGGAAGAAGCGCAAGCGGCTGGTGATGGGGCAGAGGTAAGCGCCTTAGCGAACGACGTGCGGCAGAACCTGACCAAAATCACTGAGCACGGACAGCGGGCGGCCGGCATTGTCAAAGGCATGTTGGAGCACTCCCGCGCCAGCACGGGCGAGCGTCAGCCCACCAACCTCAACGCCCTCTGCGACGAGTACTTGCGCCTGGCTTACCACGGCCTGCGGGCCAAAGACAAGTCTTTCAATACGGAGCTACAAACCGACTTCGCGCCCAACTTGCCGCTGGTGGAGGGGGTAGGCGCGGACCTGGGCCGGGTGCTCTTGAACCTGTTCAACAATGCCTTCTACGCCGTGCGCCAGCGCCAGCAAGCCGGCGAGCCCGGCTACCAGCCGCAGGTGGGGGTGCGCACCGTGCTGCTCAACCAGCAGGTCCAAATTCAGGTCAGCGACAACGGCACGGGCATGAGCCCGGACGTGCAGGCGAAGGTGTTCCAGCCCTTCTTCACGACCAAGCCCACGGGCGAAGGCACGGGCCTGGGCCTTTCCCTGTCCCACGACATCATTGCCCAGGGCCACGGCGGTATGCTCACCGTCGAGAGCCAGTCCGGCCAGGGCACCATTTTTTGCATCAGCTTGCCGGCGTAG